One Myxococcus guangdongensis DNA segment encodes these proteins:
- a CDS encoding DUF2085 domain-containing protein, whose product MFWLSHHHPDEYNRTYLFGGLRLCARCLGTYPVMLAALVALFVVRAPLGWDWDVPVVLLLTLPALVDWAVGRFRPAAGSNAVRTSTGILLGLALARSLHVHLQRPLPGVLLAQAALVTGVALPVILATYRRPRPD is encoded by the coding sequence GTGTTCTGGCTCAGTCACCATCACCCGGATGAGTACAACCGCACGTACCTCTTCGGCGGGTTGAGGCTCTGCGCCCGCTGCCTGGGGACCTACCCGGTGATGCTGGCCGCGCTGGTGGCGCTGTTCGTCGTGCGCGCCCCGCTCGGCTGGGACTGGGATGTGCCCGTCGTGCTGCTGCTCACGTTGCCCGCGTTGGTGGACTGGGCGGTGGGGCGCTTCCGGCCCGCGGCGGGCTCCAACGCGGTGCGCACCTCGACGGGCATCCTGCTGGGGCTGGCGCTCGCCCGCTCGCTGCACGTCCACCTCCAGCGGCCCCTGCCTGGCGTACTGCTGGCCCAGGCGGCGCTGGTGACAGGGGTCGCGCTCCCTGTCATTCTGGCCACTTACCGGAGACCACGACCGGATTAG